The Candidatus Thermoplasmatota archaeon nucleotide sequence AAAAGGCTCCAGAATCTTTTTTATCGTTGCAATTGCAGATAGCGCTGCTAAATAACTCGTTTTAGGATTATCAGGGCAAACAACGTTTTTAGCCTCTATTTTGAATTCTCCGAAAGCGCCTCTAACATTAATTCTATGAATGTTCTCCTTTATTTTAGGGTCTGCAATTATTTTTACTTTCGTTTTCTCAGAGCCTATACCCGCAAGTGCCAGACAAGAAGCAACGTTAATGTTCTCAGGAAAATATTTAACAGCTTGCTCTGCACTGCCCATGAATAAAACTCTGGTTTTCTTTACATCAATATTTTTCGCTTTAAGATACTTATTACCTTCAAAAGCTCTTGGGCTCTTAATCGTAGTAAGAGTGACCTCATCAACTTTTGCTAGCTTTGCAGCTTTAATACCGTCAATGCCTAAAACAGCGCCTGAGGGTAAGTAAATTTTTCTGCTTTTTTGAGCCGCCACTCTTTCAAGCTCAGCTCTGAGCGCGCTATCTACAAAAGCTCCAACACTCATTATGAGCAAATCTTTTCCTGCACTAAGTATTTGATACGAATATTCTCTTACTGCTTGCTGGGAAGCGGACTCTACTACTAGCTCGACATTTTCTATAAGCTCCTTTGCACTGCTCGCTACTAGCGCTTTACTCAATTTTTTAGCTACTTTCACAGCTTTACCAATCTTCCTATCAAACAGCCATATCTCTTCTATTTCTTCTATATTCTCTAGAGCTTTCGCTAAAACAGTGCCTATTGCGCCAACTCCTATCACCCCTATCTTCATAATTTAACAAGATATATTTACCATGAGATATTTATTACTGTTGTGAAAAAAATAGGGTTTATTATCAATCCCATTGCTGGGATGGGCGGAGCAGTAGGCTTGAAAGGCACTGATGGAAGAGCATTAGAGCAAGCTTTAAAACTAGGTGCAAAACCGATCGCTTTAGCTAGAGCTGAAAATGCACTTGCTAATTTAGTTGATTACAGAGCTGAAGTTGAATTCTATACATGCTCAGGTGAAATGGGCTCTCAACTTCTAAAAAAATTTGGTTTTCGGCATTATATTATTTACAATCCTGAAAAAGTTACTACAGCTCGAGACACCAAAAAAGCATGCCAGGCATTAGTTGCTGAAGAAGTAGACCTTGTGCTATTCTGTGGCGGCGACGGTACGGCAAGAGATATTTACGAAATTGTAAATAAAAAAGTACCGATTCTAGGAATACCTGCTGGCGTTAAAATGCATTCAGCTTTATTTGGTACTAGCCCAAAAGCTACTGCAGAGCTTGTGGCTGAGTTTTTAACTAATCCACTCCCCAATCGAGAAGTTGAAGTTATGGATACAGATGAAGAAAAGTACAGAGAGAACATACTCGCAACAAAAATTTTTGGCTATGCTGTAACAATTTACAGACCTTTGCTTCTGCAGTTAGGTAAAGGCATCTTCGAATCAGCCAACGAAGAGCTCGCTAAAGAAGATATTGCAAAGTATATTGCAGAGCTTTTAGAAAAAGATAGGCTCTACATCTTAGGTGCAGGTACAACAATTCAGAAAATTACAGAGACACTAGGCTTAGAAAAAACACTGCTCGGTATTGACG carries:
- a CDS encoding aspartate dehydrogenase, yielding MKIGVIGVGAIGTVLAKALENIEEIEEIWLFDRKIGKAVKVAKKLSKALVASSAKELIENVELVVESASQQAVREYSYQILSAGKDLLIMSVGAFVDSALRAELERVAAQKSRKIYLPSGAVLGIDGIKAAKLAKVDEVTLTTIKSPRAFEGNKYLKAKNIDVKKTRVLFMGSAEQAVKYFPENINVASCLALAGIGSEKTKVKIIADPKIKENIHRINVRGAFGEFKIEAKNVVCPDNPKTSYLAALSAIATIKKILEPFQIGT
- a CDS encoding ATP-NAD kinase family protein, yielding MKKIGFIINPIAGMGGAVGLKGTDGRALEQALKLGAKPIALARAENALANLVDYRAEVEFYTCSGEMGSQLLKKFGFRHYIIYNPEKVTTARDTKKACQALVAEEVDLVLFCGGDGTARDIYEIVNKKVPILGIPAGVKMHSALFGTSPKATAELVAEFLTNPLPNREVEVMDTDEEKYRENILATKIFGYAVTIYRPLLLQLGKGIFESANEELAKEDIAKYIAELLEKDRLYILGAGTTIQKITETLGLEKTLLGIDVLKNNCLVAKDVNEEKLLKILEREKKVSIIISPIGAQGFILGRGNQQISAEVIKKVGLENIIVVATPHKLAQTPYLLVDTGDEELNKAFAGYSKIITGYHEMQMKKIIVP